In Papaver somniferum cultivar HN1 unplaced genomic scaffold, ASM357369v1 unplaced-scaffold_383, whole genome shotgun sequence, the sequence aaaaaaaaaaaaaaagtaaggatggcttaaatttaaaaaatagcaagatgAAATtaattacatcctgcctatttttacatttttgtccatttaaacagtatcaaaatctaactgtccatttaacccaggaattgttgattttgatctttttaaccaattttgtgttaagtTAACGATAACATGCCTAAACCGGCACAAGCGTGCTTGGTCTTTTTTTTGGCTAACCATAATAGGAGTGTGCATTACTAGCTTGCCATAAGAAGATCTTATAATGAATATACTTTATACAAGTATACATACAAGATCCAATGaatcataaaattaaatgacATGAACTGTGTatctacaaaacaaaaaaataaaaagattttcaTTAGGAAACTGTAAGCAAAGTTTAGGTGTTTCAAGATGGTGTTGAAGGTTGAAATAATATCCGGTGAGACCATTAAACCATCCTCTCCAACTCCATTACAAAAAGCTACAAACTTTCTTGGATTGATCAGGGAAATATGCCTCATCCGCCGATTTCTCTCCTCCTGTTCTACTCTGGTGCCAATGCAGACCCTGTCGAACAACGTGGTTCGCTAAAGAAATCTTTGTCAGAAACGATGACACGTTTCTACCCATTAGCAGGAAAAATCAAAGATAATCTAACAATTGAATGTGATGACTATGGAGCTTATTACTTGGAAACCCGAGTTAAATGTCATCTCTCTGAAGTTCTTACGCATCCTGAAGCTAATACCTTAAAGAAATTCCTTCCATCTTATGATCTTCATttcagaagtggcagcagcagtgGTACTACTACAACTAgtaatgaattggatttgaaagatctAATACAATTAGTAATTCAAGTAAACATTTTCGATTGCGGTGGAATGGCCATTGGTATTTCCATGTGTCACAAGATAGGAGATTTGGCATCTATGACAACATTTCTGGATTCTTGGGCAAGAACTTCTCGCCGCGGAGTAGTACTACTGCAGATGATCAAGAAATGGTTACTCCCTATTTTTACTCCGCCTCTCTTTTCCCTCCTAAGAAAATGCTTGCTTCCTGCCCATTCAAGAAACTTTCCGCTGGAAACAAGGTACGTCAGACGCTATCTATTTTGTATGATACTAAAGCCAGTTCTTAATCCATTCCCCTTCTTTTTTTTGGTATAGCATGTCACTAGAAGGTTCGTTTTTGATGCGTCAAGAATAGCTGCACTCAAAGCCAAAGCAACCAATCCCATATATGTGAATAATCCAACTCGTGTCGAATCAGTTACAGCACTTATATGGAAGTGTGCATCAAGGGTGGGTATCAAAAAATCATCAGAGTCTGCTACTAGACAATCCGTAGCTTTCGTACCAGTAAATCTTCGCGGGAGAAGGATTCCGCCTATGCCCGAACATCTTATTGGGAATCTCGTTCAGTTGGCAGTTGCAAGTAAAACTACAACTGCTGGCGCAAGTGCAAAAGAAGAGGATGTAAGCTACTTGGTGCAACTTGTCAGAGATGGCATAAGTAAAATCAACAATGATAGAGTGAAGGAAATGCAAGCTTATAGCGACGGGGGATTCGGGGAGTTCTTTAGAGAAGTGTATGGAAGGTACAGAAAAGGGGAGGTGGATTTGAATACAATTATTAGTTGGTGTAGGTTTCCGTTCTATGAAGCTGATTTTGTTGGGGGAAACCACATTGGGTGTGTTGTGTGCAAATGGAGGGGAAGAATGTGCATATATTGATGGATACTAAAGATGGAAATGGGGTTGAAGCATGGGTGACTTTTGGTAATCAACATCAAATGGATGAATTTTCATCTCTAATTGATTGTGAACTCGAGATATCCAGTGAAACAGAGAAAAACTCTGCTACTTGAAAATGGTGAGCAAAACTCATTATTGTTTCACATTCTTTGAAATAAAAACCAgtatatttatttttgagaaggagccAAAAAGTTAGATGGCCCATGCAGGTCTCGAACCTGCGACCTTCGCGTTATTAGCACGACGCTCTAACCAGCTGAGCTAATGGGCCATTTGTGAACATGCGAAGCACAATACAATTAAACTAAGGCTTCTGGTTGCTTGATGCAGATACCGACGCAATCTCCGTTGTTCATGTTGATGGCGTAACCATAGTTCGTATTCAGAAAAAACAAAGATTCAACACCAAATTCATTGAGATTCGAAAGCTTTGATTTGGCAGTAATTGGTGGTGACGAATCAAGTTCTTACTCGGCATGCTTCATGGATAAACTTAATGTTTAGGCTCAGGGAGTAgcaatttaattttttgtttttataagtATGGTAGGGAGTTATGGGGCTTTCGTCTAGCGCTTGTCTGATGTTTGATCAAGCATCAATGTTAATCATATGTATGAGGGTCTCCGTAAGGTCATTAGTGAGTACTTGTGTATGTTATGTGTTGAAGAATTGAATGTCTAAAACTACTATTAAAATTGTTGTGCTCCTATATTTGCTACTAGGGCttaacatggtttcggtttttggCCGGAACCGGACCGATCAGGaaaaaaccgaaccaaaccatttattaAGGGATTGGTTAtggtaaaaaaatttaaaaatcgacattactggtttggttttggtttaatCTACACCCTTCGTTTTTCTTAACCCTAGTACTAGATATCATCGACTAATTTCTTAACCTCGCTTCAgttctctattttttttcttcgccTCCTTCTTCAGTTATTAAAATGGAATTTGGAACAAGCAGAACTTGGAGTTTATGTTTATGTTTTTTGAATTTGTAATGTTTATTGTAGGGGCGAAATATCGCACAAGGCAAAGAAGCCGAACAACAATCACGCAACGATAAGGAAGAGTGTGAAAGAAAAGTTACGCGATGAAGATAATATGAAGACCAACTTCATTAGGGAAGCACGAAGGACTAAGTAGCAGTGCGACATATAGAGACAGTTCTCAAAAGCCTGGCGAATAAGACAAACTGAAGAAGAATCAGTCAACTGTGATCATGCATGTGAGTTTTGGTTGTCTTCTAGTAGGATAACTATATCTATATAAGGAGCTAGAAGACATTGTAATACAGAGGGAGAGACATATTTTAAATGAGAGAAATCGGTGAAGAGAGAAGTGTTGTAGAGAGAGAGAACACACAAAATATTTCCTACCtcttaaatatgtgttggtaagtttttgctttaaccatttttcatctttacccgtgacgaaagtcatgatgacgtttcaatcttgaaaatggctttgatgacgatatttgtgaataacgactattataaaagaatgtttcaatgatttaaatgtagagttgagattagcatctatggatataagcatatatagtctgttcgcacattagtgtataaatccatttaccagaaaccaagtgtgtgcatatgtttgcatatggtattggtgaaggcgacaggttgggtacgcgtacccgctcgcgtactggcgaaacttttCATCCCGGacaattctgctgagtttggagtttacgaactcataaaccagtcaccttaggtagcgtactggcggaacttttctacccgaattTTTTTGcagagtttggaaaccaaaaccaactcaaatccggtagctaaggtacgcatacccgtacgcatacccaagctggttatttctcaaatcggtagttcatgaacttaaaactataaattataaggaatgcaatctttgcaaaccgtggctatattgttcatgaattgattcaaatgaatcaaaccgattttgtgtctatgaataaagacctaagcagtttaacaactcttcaactagttcttatgagtcatttgaaatagttatgagaaagatgaatacggttaatatggaagtgctcatatggctaaccattaattaaatatttgtgaaccaacttagtgtgcacgtttaggtacggttactcaaacctaaatgaaatacatttcatttgtgtgtgacaagctaagtttcgatctaatgttgaaagatattagcttgtatctaatcatgtttttcatctaatggtgaatattgaatgctctgttactaagctaacatagattgcaaaccctgatttgaaaactatataagggagaatctagcaactggaaaactaatccccacacctcttgtgcgatactagttggttttgctagagtcgattctcctttaaccttaggtttc encodes:
- the LOC113342372 gene encoding vinorine synthase-like, which codes for MPHPPISLLLFYSGANADPVEQRGSLKKSLSETMTRFYPLAGKIKDNLTIECDDYGAYYLETRVKCHLSEVLTHPEANTLKKFLPSYDLHFRSGSSSGTTTTSNELDLKDLIQLVIQNFSPRSSTTADDQEMVTPYFYSASLFPPKKMLASCPFKKLSAGNKHVTRRFVFDASRIAALKAKATNPIYVNNPTRVESVTALIWKCASRVGIKKSSESATRQSVAFVPVNLRGRRIPPMPEHLIGNLVQLAVASKTTTAGASAKEEDVSYLVQLVRDGISKINNDRVKEMQAYSDGGFGEFFREVYGRYRKGEVDLNTIISWCRFPFYEADFVGGNHIGGEISHKAKKPNNNHATIRKSVKEKLRDEDNMKTNFIREARRTK